The Candidatus Nanopelagicales bacterium nucleotide sequence GCAGTTCGGGCCATCGCGGTGTCGCCGCTCGTGGAGACCGATCCAGTCGGTGGGCCCGATCAGCCCGACTACCTCAATGCCGTGCTGATCATTGAGACGACGTTGCCCCCGATAGAGGTGCTTGCGCTGGCTCAGCTCGCGGAAGCCGAGTGTGGCCGGACTCGTGATGTTCGGTGGGGTGCGAGGACCCTGGACGTTGATGTGCTGGACTACGAGGACATCCTGAGCAGCGATCCGGCGCTGATCCTTCCCCATCCACGGGCGCGCGAGCGCGGCTTCGTCTTGGTGCCTTGGGCGGGTGCGGACCCCGACTACGTGATCTCTGGAACGACCATCCGGGTTGCCGACGCGTTGACTGCGCTCGGCGACGCGGGAACCGAGGGGATTCGCCAGCGCGAGGACCTGTTCCTTACATTGCCCGAAGGGCATACGGTGACACCGTGACGACTACACGCCCGACCTTGCTGCTCATCTTGGCGGGGCTTGCCGGTGTCGTCGGTTGGGCAACTGTTGACCTGTTCCAGAGCCTGGTCGGCCGATCGCTGCCGGTGCCGTGGACTGCCGCTGCCACCTTGGCGTTGCTCGCCGTAGCGCTATTCATCTGGGCACTGACTATTCGGCCGCGAATCCTGCGCGCAAAGGGCACTCGACCAGTCAGCCCGTTCGTTGCGGCCCGGACGGCGGCGCTGGCCATGGCTGCCTCGCGAACTGGCGCCTTGGTCGCCGGCTTCTACGCGGGCATTGCGGTTCAACTCCTGAGCCAACTGGACAACGCAGCTGCCCAGCAGCGCTTCATCAATGCGTTAGCCGCCGTCCTGGCCGGGTTTCTGCTGGTCCTGGCCGCTCTCTGGTTGGAGCACATCTGTCGGCTGCCGGGTGATGACGACCCAGACAAGCAATCGGCGAGTGTCGACGAATCCGCCGGTGACTGGGTCCTGCCGAGCAACCCTCGCAGGACCGACAAAGCCTGAGGCGCTATCTCCGACCGCGAGCGGGTAAGGTCGCCGACGTGGACTACGAGGACCTGCCGTACGAAGAATTGCGCGACAAGGCGTTTGATCTTGCTGAAAAGCGCCACGACGTCGGCTTCTTTTATGACCTCTTCCGGCACACGCCAGCTATGCAGGCGACCGCTGATGAGGGGGGCTCGCTCGGGGACATCAGCGGCACCCTGGTGGAGTTGGTCGCAGCGGCTCGGGAGTCATTCGGTGAGGACAGCGTGGGCGACATGCAGCCCCTGTTCGTTGCCAACTTCGCCACCTACCTACGTGAGCACTCCGAATCCTGAACTCACCACGAGGCGCCATCCGATGGCCGTCACGGCCGCCGGAAGATCGCTACGGCTTCGGTGCCACCGTCCGCGGCCTCCCGCAGTTCGACGCTCGCGTCGCATGCCTCGGCTAGTTGGCTGACGATAGCCAAACCCAGCCCGGTACCGGCATTTCCTTCGCGGTCACGCCAGAAACGATCGAATGCACGGGCACGTTTGTCCGCAGTCAGGCCCGGGCCGTCGTCGATTACCCGCAATGTTGTTGCGGGGACCGGGGCTCTGCGGTCCACGTCGATCGCCACAGTCACGGTCGACCCAGCAGGACTGAACGAGATCGCATTGTCTAGGTAGTTGTCCAGAATCTGCTCCGGAGCTCCTGGGAAGGCGACGATCTGAGCGTCCGCAGCAGCATTTGCATGGATGTTGATGCCGCGCTCCTCAGCAAGTGGCTGCCACATGGCGATCCGATCGGTCGCCACCTCCGCCAGATCCATGGCGACCAGGTGGGGCTTGGCACCCTCGGCCCTGGCTAGGTGGAGCAAACCTTCGATCAGCAATTGCAGTCGTTCGGTTTCGGCCCTGGCGTTCTCCAACGGCTCGGAGGCGTCGGCCGGATCATGCGGGAGCGCCTGCGCCGCCTGATCCAATCGCAACTGCAGCGCAGTCAGCGGAGTGCGGAGTTGGTGGGATGCATCCGAGGCAAAGGAGCGC carries:
- a CDS encoding DUF3180 domain-containing protein, with translation MTTTRPTLLLILAGLAGVVGWATVDLFQSLVGRSLPVPWTAAATLALLAVALFIWALTIRPRILRAKGTRPVSPFVAARTAALAMAASRTGALVAGFYAGIAVQLLSQLDNAAAQQRFINALAAVLAGFLLVLAALWLEHICRLPGDDDPDKQSASVDESAGDWVLPSNPRRTDKA
- the folK gene encoding 2-amino-4-hydroxy-6-hydroxymethyldihydropteridine diphosphokinase; this translates as AVRAIAVSPLVETDPVGGPDQPDYLNAVLIIETTLPPIEVLALAQLAEAECGRTRDVRWGARTLDVDVLDYEDILSSDPALILPHPRARERGFVLVPWAGADPDYVISGTTIRVADALTALGDAGTEGIRQREDLFLTLPEGHTVTP